In the Verrucomicrobiia bacterium genome, one interval contains:
- a CDS encoding response regulator: protein MQAPTKIAIIEDDPVISQMYLMKFEADGFEVQRAENGKLGVALVEQMKPDLILLDLHMPVMDGAEALEEIRKHSWGKKVPVIVLTNLGAEEAPKRLHSLGIHSYIVKAELTPRQVVQHVKEALKLT from the coding sequence ATGCAAGCCCCTACCAAAATTGCCATCATCGAAGACGATCCAGTTATTAGCCAAATGTATCTTATGAAGTTTGAAGCCGATGGCTTTGAAGTACAGCGAGCCGAGAACGGCAAACTTGGGGTAGCACTGGTTGAACAAATGAAACCAGATCTTATACTCCTCGACTTACACATGCCGGTAATGGACGGTGCCGAAGCACTCGAAGAAATCAGGAAACACAGCTGGGGCAAGAAGGTCCCAGTTATCGTCTTGACTAACCTTGGCGCCGAAGAAGCGCCGAAGCGGCTGCATTCATTAGGAATCCACAGCTATATTGTGAAAGCCGAGCTCACACCTCGCCAAGTGGTGCAGCACGTAAAAGAGGCCTTAAAGCTTACTTAA
- a CDS encoding histidine phosphatase family protein codes for MSMPYHFVLVRHGESEANTIRNAALAGDDSLYTAEFINRPDHQFRLTEEGARQAQVTGQWIKKHILTANKLLTFERTYCSPYARSIETAGHLQLPLRDGWRLEYLVRERDFGDIEGLTTAQFQRQYPQNAEKRAKDPLFWKPPGGESIMEVAETRVRELYAMLHREVPNKTAIVVSHGVFLVANLLALEQPTPEEWNNWKADPSRKIHNCQVLHYSRVHPETGEVSPHIRWVRSVCPWMTGVDHPGEWREFRRHKYSNDELLAYAQAIARLNTNDTTSA; via the coding sequence ATGTCGATGCCATATCATTTTGTCCTTGTTCGCCACGGTGAGTCAGAAGCAAATACCATTCGGAATGCCGCTCTGGCGGGTGACGACAGTTTATACACGGCCGAGTTTATCAATCGACCTGATCATCAATTCCGGCTCACCGAAGAAGGAGCCCGCCAAGCTCAAGTAACAGGGCAGTGGATTAAAAAGCATATTTTGACTGCCAACAAATTGCTAACTTTTGAGCGCACGTATTGTTCGCCATATGCGCGTTCAATTGAAACCGCTGGGCACTTACAGCTGCCGCTGCGCGATGGCTGGCGGCTGGAATATTTGGTGCGCGAACGCGATTTTGGTGATATTGAAGGCCTCACCACCGCCCAGTTTCAACGGCAATACCCGCAAAATGCCGAAAAGCGAGCCAAAGATCCGCTATTCTGGAAGCCGCCGGGTGGGGAATCGATTATGGAAGTTGCAGAAACCCGGGTCCGTGAACTGTACGCCATGCTGCACCGCGAAGTACCCAACAAAACTGCCATTGTGGTATCGCATGGTGTATTTTTGGTGGCAAATCTTTTAGCGCTCGAACAACCAACGCCAGAGGAATGGAATAACTGGAAAGCCGATCCAAGCCGTAAGATACATAATTGCCAGGTGCTGCATTATAGTCGCGTGCATCCAGAAACCGGTGAAGTCTCACCGCATATTCGCTGGGTGCGGAGTGTTTGCCCCTGGATGACTGGCGTCGATCATCCTGGTGAGTGGCGCGAATTTCGTCGTCATAAATACAGCAACGATGAGCTCCTGGCGTACGCTCAGGCAATCGCCAGACTGAATACCAATGATACTACTTCGGCTTGA
- a CDS encoding MFS transporter codes for MQIVSLPLLRARIAITTAFSVAPIMVPYLSGIGLSQFQIGMSQATFMLAAFCFDIPAGWLADKTSRKSCVVVADIVMALCFLAYTQVDSFLDVLLLEALLGIGVSLISGSDDGLVAAYCQRLRRDMSKELILHHQLAAVSAAVLLAMGGFVAANFGYTWAFIFGAGPYVFGAIVTALLKDIAPPKVTFSDKRDIKTALREMASIVRLVMVNQQLRWAVLAGATSIQMCRTLFIVQTPLLLLVGVPLEVVGVMWAAQQGAVLIGTTLAKRYVFQWHIQRLFVMPMFLSLASMALLAVTVTWWTIGLYGLIAIAGGWSSAVARPIFNTQVPAQDIMSTAASVRTSVYMIFYIVGVLVVGLGGNFGVQWALLANVVLFLPFAVLCAKYLPAKFVPQGAQV; via the coding sequence GTGCAAATTGTTAGTTTGCCGCTGCTTCGAGCACGGATAGCGATTACCACTGCTTTTTCAGTGGCACCGATTATGGTGCCGTATCTCAGCGGAATCGGCCTCAGCCAATTTCAAATTGGCATGAGTCAGGCGACGTTTATGCTGGCTGCCTTCTGTTTTGATATCCCTGCCGGTTGGCTCGCCGACAAAACCAGCCGTAAGAGCTGTGTCGTTGTAGCTGATATCGTGATGGCGCTGTGCTTTTTGGCGTATACCCAGGTAGATAGTTTCCTGGATGTGCTGCTACTTGAAGCACTGCTTGGTATTGGAGTGTCACTCATTAGCGGATCAGACGATGGCTTGGTGGCAGCCTATTGCCAACGGCTGCGTCGTGATATGTCGAAGGAGCTGATACTGCATCACCAGTTGGCGGCCGTATCGGCAGCTGTTTTGTTGGCGATGGGTGGGTTTGTTGCGGCAAACTTTGGCTATACATGGGCATTTATTTTTGGTGCCGGGCCATATGTTTTTGGAGCGATTGTCACGGCCCTGCTGAAGGACATCGCCCCACCCAAGGTGACCTTTTCCGATAAAAGGGATATTAAGACCGCTCTGAGAGAGATGGCGAGTATTGTTCGTTTGGTCATGGTAAACCAACAGCTGCGCTGGGCCGTGCTGGCTGGCGCAACTTCGATCCAGATGTGCCGGACATTGTTTATCGTGCAGACACCGCTGCTGCTTCTGGTGGGCGTGCCGCTCGAGGTAGTTGGCGTTATGTGGGCCGCACAACAAGGTGCGGTGCTAATCGGGACGACGCTGGCGAAGCGCTATGTTTTTCAGTGGCATATCCAGCGGTTGTTTGTGATGCCGATGTTTTTATCGTTGGCTTCGATGGCCTTGCTGGCAGTCACCGTTACCTGGTGGACGATTGGCTTGTATGGGCTGATTGCTATCGCTGGTGGTTGGTCGTCGGCCGTTGCGCGTCCGATTTTCAACACCCAGGTGCCCGCTCAGGATATTATGTCGACAGCCGCGTCGGTACGCACCAGTGTGTATATGATTTTCTACATTGTGGGCGTGCTGGTTGTGGGACTGGGCGGCAATTTTGGCGTGCAGTGGGCGCTACTTGCAAATGTGGTACTGTTTTTGCCGTTTGCAGTGCTGTGCGCTAAGTATCTGCCGGCAAAGTTTGTGCCGCAGGGAGCGCAGGTGTAG
- a CDS encoding bifunctional 5,10-methylenetetrahydrofolate dehydrogenase/5,10-methenyltetrahydrofolate cyclohydrolase: MKLLNGSELSGYIKERQAKQVRNLQQQWQVSPRLAIIVTNPMPVVATYVRLKQQYGDDIGVAVDVHTIPQEAALSTIDTLNSDPTVHGIIVQLPLKDPTQTDEIVNAVEPEKDVDALGKGAVLDPATPMAINWLLAGYNIEIKHKKIVIVGAGRLVGAPLARMWRNSGCDVTVVTKETADIRSVLFTADIIVSAAGVPGLITSDMVQIGAVVVDAGTASEDGKIKGDVSPDLRERSDLTITPEKGGVGPLTVTALFDNVIRAARMSAIK; the protein is encoded by the coding sequence ATGAAATTACTAAACGGTTCAGAACTTTCTGGTTACATTAAAGAGCGTCAGGCTAAGCAGGTGCGCAACTTGCAGCAGCAGTGGCAGGTGTCGCCGCGCCTAGCAATAATAGTGACTAACCCCATGCCGGTTGTGGCGACATATGTGCGACTGAAGCAGCAGTACGGCGATGATATTGGGGTGGCGGTGGATGTACACACTATCCCGCAAGAGGCAGCGCTCTCAACGATCGATACCTTAAATAGCGACCCCACGGTGCACGGTATCATAGTGCAGCTACCCCTCAAAGATCCTACTCAAACCGACGAGATTGTGAATGCCGTGGAACCTGAAAAAGACGTCGATGCTCTCGGCAAAGGCGCTGTGCTCGACCCGGCAACGCCAATGGCAATCAACTGGCTGCTGGCCGGTTACAATATTGAAATTAAACACAAAAAAATTGTTATCGTTGGCGCCGGGAGGTTGGTGGGAGCGCCACTGGCGCGTATGTGGCGCAATTCAGGCTGCGACGTCACAGTGGTAACCAAAGAAACGGCCGATATACGCTCGGTTTTATTTACAGCCGATATTATTGTTTCAGCCGCAGGTGTTCCGGGGCTGATTACCTCTGATATGGTCCAGATTGGCGCAGTGGTGGTTGATGCCGGCACTGCCTCGGAGGATGGAAAGATTAAGGGTGATGTCAGCCCCGATCTTCGCGAGCGGAGCGATCTAACTATCACGCCAGAAAAAGGCGGGGTGGGGCCGCTAACGGTGACGGCCTTATTCGATAACGTTATTCGTGCGGCTCGGATGAGCGCTATTAAGTAA
- a CDS encoding FAD-dependent oxidoreductase, with the protein MILLRLERIIQETPSVRSFIFRPEQPVAWQAGQSIRLELPVGYDLHERRFSIASAPHEKVIRITTRHSSSRFKQALWKLQPGAVVNGFSIEGKLVWREEQQYILIAGGVGITPFRSLLSHAATVQLPYPIHLIHAARDNFLFKEEIALWQSKMPALTIMYREVRLDTGVLASIADPLTLYYIAGPKQMIATTKRHLSEGGVAPDRILHENI; encoded by the coding sequence ATGATACTACTTCGGCTTGAACGAATCATCCAAGAAACACCAAGTGTTAGATCGTTCATTTTTCGCCCCGAACAGCCGGTGGCTTGGCAAGCGGGGCAATCAATCCGCTTGGAATTACCAGTGGGCTACGACCTTCATGAGCGGCGTTTTAGTATTGCCTCGGCTCCGCACGAGAAGGTTATCCGTATCACCACGCGTCATAGTAGTAGTAGATTTAAGCAAGCTCTCTGGAAATTACAGCCCGGAGCGGTAGTGAACGGCTTCTCAATAGAAGGTAAGCTTGTTTGGCGCGAAGAACAACAGTATATCTTAATTGCTGGTGGCGTAGGCATAACACCTTTCCGCAGCTTATTGTCGCATGCGGCGACGGTACAATTGCCGTACCCTATTCATTTGATTCATGCTGCACGAGATAACTTTTTGTTTAAAGAGGAGATCGCACTTTGGCAGTCAAAAATGCCCGCGCTCACTATTATGTATCGCGAAGTCCGGCTTGACACCGGGGTCCTTGCATCAATTGCCGACCCCCTGACTCTGTATTATATAGCCGGTCCAAAACAAATGATCGCAACGACAAAGCGGCATCTATCTGAAGGCGGTGTTGCTCCCGATCGAATCCTGCACGAGAACATTTAG
- a CDS encoding ATP-binding protein has protein sequence MQTLFVVTLITVSLVNLILGGVVIASGRKSLYHSYFFGLATAVFCWSAGIALFLGAHDAEMATVSAKIYYISAAIIGYCLLGLALTLPNADGHKPHRPLLAGLAIPLFGIVLLLLPDNLFIDQVVLQPGGNEVVLAAIPYATYTIYFMTCIVSAVFIIAKKYLRAKLLQKKIIAAQLGFILAGLLSAGLFGVLFNLLLPLFGNYKLIWAGPPFTLILVILVFYAIIRHGLFDVRRALAQSIAYVLSLISVGVMYGAAVFGVTFLLFSGEQLNMLQNIIYITLAIILAFTFHPLKSFFDRLTDKIFYRYDYDLQDVLNTLSDITTYEINLKRVSTKAAEFIASAIKASFVSVYVQNSEPRYYKIGKAPEVTDETVLLRLLKKQETKIIMTHRLELGDGGLRELLEANGITLVARLETSRELIGFMYYGEKLSGNFYNAKDIQVIRTAASELALAIQNSLRFAEINKFNETLQAKVDIATEKLRHTNQKLKQLDAAKDEFVSMASHQLRTPLTSIKGYLSMVIEGDAGKLNPTQEKLLKEAFTSSERMVRLIGDFLNVSRIRTGKFILEKSEVNLAELVKDEVEQLRSTADSRQLTLEYEAPSAIPTLQLDHNKIQQVIMNLIDNAIFYSHAGDSIKIELLKDDKNVVLRIKDTGIGVPAKEKPRLFTKFYRASNARRQRPDGTGIGLFMAQKIIVAHGGSIIFESEEGKGSTFGFRLPLKKK, from the coding sequence ATGCAGACATTATTCGTAGTGACACTTATTACCGTTAGCCTGGTGAACCTGATTTTGGGCGGGGTAGTGATTGCTAGTGGTCGCAAAAGCCTCTATCATAGTTATTTCTTCGGCCTGGCCACAGCCGTATTCTGCTGGTCGGCCGGTATTGCATTATTTTTGGGTGCACATGATGCAGAAATGGCCACTGTTTCGGCAAAGATTTATTACATCAGCGCGGCAATTATCGGCTACTGTCTACTGGGGTTGGCACTGACGCTTCCAAATGCTGATGGGCATAAGCCGCATCGGCCGCTTTTGGCTGGTTTGGCAATTCCCTTGTTTGGAATCGTCCTGTTGCTGCTCCCCGATAATCTTTTTATTGACCAAGTAGTACTGCAACCAGGCGGTAATGAAGTAGTGCTGGCTGCTATTCCGTACGCTACTTATACAATCTACTTTATGACTTGTATTGTGTCAGCGGTGTTTATTATCGCCAAAAAATATCTGCGGGCGAAGCTCCTCCAAAAGAAAATTATCGCTGCCCAGCTCGGCTTTATATTAGCTGGCTTGCTGTCAGCTGGTTTGTTTGGCGTATTGTTTAATTTATTATTGCCGTTATTTGGAAATTATAAGCTTATCTGGGCAGGGCCGCCCTTTACTTTAATATTAGTAATTTTGGTGTTCTATGCCATAATTCGCCATGGTCTGTTTGATGTGCGGCGGGCGCTAGCGCAATCAATTGCCTATGTGCTGTCTTTGATATCAGTTGGGGTGATGTACGGTGCGGCTGTGTTTGGCGTTACGTTTCTATTATTTAGCGGCGAGCAGCTCAATATGCTGCAAAACATCATCTATATTACTCTGGCAATTATTCTCGCCTTTACCTTCCATCCGCTCAAAAGTTTTTTCGACCGCTTAACTGATAAAATTTTCTACCGCTACGATTATGACCTACAGGACGTGCTCAACACGCTCAGTGACATTACAACTTACGAGATTAACCTGAAGCGGGTTTCAACCAAAGCGGCCGAATTTATTGCTTCGGCAATTAAGGCGTCGTTTGTGTCGGTGTATGTACAAAATTCCGAGCCGCGTTATTATAAAATTGGCAAAGCTCCCGAGGTAACCGATGAAACTGTGTTGCTTAGGTTACTCAAAAAACAAGAAACTAAAATTATCATGACGCATCGGCTCGAACTGGGTGACGGTGGACTACGCGAACTGCTTGAAGCGAATGGTATTACTCTGGTGGCACGGCTCGAAACCTCGCGTGAGCTAATTGGCTTTATGTATTACGGCGAAAAACTATCTGGCAACTTTTATAATGCCAAAGATATCCAGGTGATACGGACCGCTGCTAGCGAGCTGGCCTTAGCGATTCAAAACAGCCTGCGCTTCGCAGAAATCAATAAATTTAACGAAACCCTGCAAGCCAAAGTCGATATTGCCACCGAAAAATTACGCCATACCAACCAAAAGTTGAAACAGCTCGATGCCGCAAAGGACGAATTTGTCAGCATGGCCTCGCATCAATTGCGGACACCACTGACCAGCATCAAAGGCTATTTGAGCATGGTGATTGAAGGCGATGCCGGCAAGCTTAACCCAACCCAAGAAAAACTACTCAAAGAAGCCTTTACCAGCTCTGAACGCATGGTCCGATTAATTGGCGATTTCTTAAACGTTTCACGTATCCGGACCGGCAAGTTTATCCTCGAAAAATCAGAGGTGAATCTGGCAGAGCTGGTGAAAGATGAAGTAGAACAGCTTCGCAGTACGGCCGATTCGCGGCAGTTAACGCTTGAGTATGAAGCGCCAAGCGCCATTCCTACTTTGCAGCTTGATCATAATAAAATTCAGCAGGTAATTATGAACCTCATCGATAACGCCATTTTTTATTCACATGCCGGCGATTCGATTAAAATCGAGCTCTTAAAAGACGATAAAAATGTTGTGTTACGTATAAAAGATACTGGCATTGGGGTGCCGGCCAAAGAAAAACCGCGATTGTTTACCAAGTTTTATCGGGCGTCAAACGCCAGGCGACAGCGGCCAGATGGGACGGGTATTGGTTTATTCATGGCCCAGAAAATTATTGTCGCTCATGGCGGTAGTATCATCTTTGAATCCGAGGAAGGGAAGGGGAGCACTTTTGGCTTTAGACTGCCTCTCAAGAAGAAATAG
- a CDS encoding DUF5684 domain-containing protein, with the protein MFELVAQSYYTTTDLDSMQYQPIPPEMLWPVIIISLITVIASIVGLWKIFEKAGQKGWKAIIPIYNLVTLFQIIGRSPWLILIYLLTPIPLIGAVAALILTIITTHDLSRSFGKGVGMTILNVLFPFIGYPILGFGDAVYRGPAAKEDAGTPPATPAQPTNTPPATPTA; encoded by the coding sequence ATGTTCGAGCTCGTCGCACAATCATATTACACAACAACCGACCTCGATAGCATGCAGTATCAACCGATTCCGCCCGAAATGCTATGGCCAGTTATCATCATCAGTTTAATTACTGTCATCGCCTCGATTGTAGGCCTATGGAAGATTTTCGAAAAAGCCGGACAAAAAGGCTGGAAGGCTATCATTCCTATTTATAACCTGGTGACTTTGTTTCAGATCATTGGCCGCTCACCATGGCTGATTCTTATTTACCTGCTTACTCCAATTCCACTGATTGGAGCGGTTGCAGCGCTTATCCTGACGATTATTACCACTCATGATCTATCACGCTCGTTCGGAAAAGGCGTTGGTATGACTATTCTGAATGTACTCTTCCCGTTCATTGGCTATCCTATCCTCGGATTTGGTGATGCAGTGTATCGTGGGCCAGCAGCTAAAGAAGATGCAGGTACCCCCCCAGCCACTCCGGCACAGCCTACCAACACACCCCCCGCTACGCCAACTGCTTAG
- a CDS encoding class I SAM-dependent methyltransferase family protein, with protein MSPNLLTDQPNYEAFRRIEVEPAPEAEIVKGMRIERVQVSDGFEAENPELRAEIQATLEYWDVELQRHPEWQAPRQDPETKMPIVDPANKASMWHYSTESQRQWGSLMPTALALHPLQRPESAVMPNGAHIDDRARELFKHSIDAIGIRSRAAIMTDIALEIAKKQETNDMKWVSIACGAAVPVLSAIERIKAEQPEKAPKLELIDLDPQALAFAKTLAEEQGLEAGRDFTTRRSNIIKDMLVRDTLIDELGEQTAQMVDGLGIFEYFRDDVAVSMLQKMHRLVAPGGSLVIGNMLEDRPQLEFNRRAVGWPKIYPRALEDLSDLVQQAGIPIENVTTYIPEDGVYAVVSIEKPQPRASRVTTELGARAVEQEV; from the coding sequence ATGTCACCAAATCTTTTAACAGACCAACCAAATTACGAGGCCTTTCGGCGCATTGAAGTTGAACCGGCGCCAGAAGCAGAAATAGTAAAAGGCATGCGTATCGAACGAGTGCAGGTTAGCGATGGTTTTGAAGCCGAGAATCCTGAGTTGCGGGCAGAAATACAAGCTACGCTTGAATATTGGGACGTAGAGCTGCAGCGCCATCCAGAGTGGCAGGCGCCAAGACAAGACCCTGAAACCAAAATGCCGATTGTTGACCCCGCTAACAAGGCATCCATGTGGCATTACAGCACCGAAAGTCAGCGCCAATGGGGATCGCTAATGCCGACGGCACTTGCGCTTCACCCGCTGCAGCGGCCCGAATCGGCAGTTATGCCAAACGGTGCCCACATAGACGACCGCGCTCGTGAGCTTTTTAAACATAGTATCGACGCGATCGGTATTCGGTCTCGGGCGGCGATCATGACCGATATCGCGCTTGAAATTGCCAAAAAACAAGAAACTAACGATATGAAATGGGTCAGTATTGCTTGCGGTGCGGCGGTGCCGGTGCTCTCGGCAATCGAACGTATCAAGGCCGAGCAGCCAGAAAAAGCGCCAAAACTTGAGCTTATCGATCTTGACCCACAAGCACTTGCCTTCGCGAAAACACTGGCTGAAGAGCAGGGGCTAGAAGCGGGAAGGGATTTCACTACTCGCCGGTCGAATATCATAAAAGATATGTTAGTGCGCGATACGCTTATAGATGAGCTTGGCGAACAAACTGCCCAGATGGTCGATGGTCTAGGGATTTTTGAATATTTCCGCGATGATGTGGCGGTGAGCATGCTCCAAAAAATGCACCGTCTTGTCGCACCGGGTGGCAGTTTAGTCATCGGCAATATGCTTGAAGATCGCCCGCAGCTCGAGTTTAACCGTCGTGCTGTTGGTTGGCCAAAAATTTACCCACGGGCGCTCGAAGATCTTTCTGACCTGGTGCAGCAAGCCGGCATTCCGATTGAGAACGTGACCACTTATATCCCCGAAGATGGCGTTTACGCAGTCGTCTCAATTGAAAAACCACAGCCACGCGCCAGTCGTGTAACGACTGAACTTGGCGCGCGGGCGGTTGAACAAGAAGTATAA
- a CDS encoding Y-family DNA polymerase, whose amino-acid sequence MAQKVFALIDCNNFFASCERVFRPELATRPVIVLSNNDGCVVARSNEAKALGIPMAVPFFKIKDVVRTHGVAVFSGNFGLYGNMSQRVTAVLSAMAPNIEVYSIDESFVELSSLAGNDYAAWALQARAAVLQATGIPVSIGVAPSKTLAKAAATFAKKTEGTGGVHVAISEASREALLKWLPVEEVWGIGWRTAPKLQDIGVRSAYDITKLSDKFIQKSLTIKGLATAKELRGEAWSGLETSGKRKDTIMRSSQFGHAVRAYHQLESAVATFAARAAGALRRQDSICEGVAVYLRVRQPGEQRKYQYVRAVITAPEATADTGRIIAMSTEGLEQIYDAELGYDKAMVTLLGVGDAASWQLSLTSPDAQRERRVRLMRSVDALNKRYGAKTIWHATERPHLSDWKAQHKWRSSQYTTSWSQLPQLSV is encoded by the coding sequence ATGGCCCAAAAAGTATTCGCTTTGATTGACTGTAATAACTTCTTCGCTTCCTGCGAGCGCGTGTTTCGCCCCGAACTGGCGACTCGGCCGGTGATTGTGCTCAGTAATAACGACGGCTGTGTGGTGGCGCGCAGCAACGAGGCTAAGGCGCTTGGTATACCGATGGCCGTGCCATTTTTCAAGATTAAAGACGTGGTCCGGACTCACGGCGTGGCGGTATTTTCGGGCAATTTTGGGCTATATGGCAATATGTCGCAGCGAGTAACGGCGGTTTTATCGGCCATGGCGCCGAATATTGAAGTTTATTCAATTGACGAATCGTTTGTGGAATTAAGCAGCCTCGCTGGCAACGATTACGCTGCTTGGGCACTGCAAGCCCGAGCCGCTGTGCTGCAGGCAACTGGCATTCCGGTATCGATTGGCGTGGCGCCTTCAAAAACGCTGGCAAAAGCGGCAGCGACTTTTGCCAAAAAAACCGAAGGCACCGGCGGTGTGCATGTGGCTATCAGCGAAGCTAGTCGCGAGGCACTGCTGAAATGGCTGCCCGTTGAAGAGGTGTGGGGGATTGGCTGGCGAACGGCGCCAAAATTACAAGATATTGGCGTGCGCAGTGCCTACGATATCACCAAACTGTCGGATAAGTTCATTCAAAAATCACTAACCATTAAAGGGCTGGCAACGGCAAAAGAGTTGCGTGGCGAAGCCTGGAGCGGCCTGGAAACCAGTGGCAAGCGTAAGGATACGATTATGCGCTCGAGTCAGTTTGGCCACGCCGTGCGAGCCTATCATCAGCTCGAAAGCGCGGTGGCAACTTTTGCAGCCCGGGCAGCCGGAGCTTTACGGCGGCAGGACTCAATTTGTGAAGGAGTGGCGGTCTATTTACGGGTGCGCCAACCCGGCGAGCAGCGCAAATATCAGTATGTGCGAGCCGTAATTACCGCACCTGAAGCCACAGCGGACACCGGCCGGATTATCGCCATGAGCACCGAAGGCTTAGAGCAGATTTATGATGCTGAGCTGGGGTACGATAAAGCTATGGTGACTCTGCTAGGGGTGGGGGACGCTGCTTCGTGGCAGCTATCTTTAACCAGCCCAGATGCCCAGCGTGAGCGGCGGGTGCGGTTGATGCGCTCGGTTGACGCCCTAAATAAACGGTACGGTGCTAAAACTATTTGGCACGCCACCGAGCGGCCACACTTATCTGACTGGAAGGCGCAGCATAAATGGCGCAGTTCGCAGTATACGACAAGTTGGAGCCAGTTGCCGCAATTAAGTGTCTGA
- a CDS encoding S24 family peptidase, whose amino-acid sequence MQDGSEVVYHAGFPNPAETSDVMGLSLDTLIVQHQASTYFWRLTPEAAESVGVTAGTIAVVDRALLPRNNDTVVAIIDESFVIRQFHRDRQTEFLSLPSGEKETAEQTSVWGVVTYLVQPMRKQR is encoded by the coding sequence ATGCAAGATGGTAGTGAAGTGGTCTATCACGCTGGTTTTCCGAACCCAGCCGAAACCAGCGATGTGATGGGCCTCAGTTTAGATACATTGATTGTGCAGCACCAAGCCAGCACGTATTTTTGGCGTCTGACTCCCGAAGCTGCCGAAAGTGTAGGGGTGACCGCCGGCACAATTGCCGTGGTTGATAGGGCGCTACTGCCAAGAAATAACGACACCGTGGTGGCGATCATTGATGAGAGCTTTGTTATTCGGCAGTTTCACCGCGACCGACAGACAGAATTCTTAAGCCTGCCGAGTGGCGAAAAAGAAACAGCCGAGCAAACCAGTGTTTGGGGCGTCGTGACGTATTTGGTACAGCCGATGCGGAAACAGAGGTAG
- a CDS encoding helix-turn-helix domain-containing protein, translating into MEKPQPLRELIRHYFKKLDLLPEIADIYFALYTHGPQTISELARYSGIERTRIYRLMDDIQRSAVIEIESHYKRNIFKAADIANLQILISKKEQELTELQEDFAKIDTIIRSASHSSPVARVQFYQGSDGVKQMMWNQTRSKEGTANYSILFENMQSRTQRKFFERWVRRCNEKNQVFRGIIGDNFINTQREWYSSQQNERLANWQARYVPDSLFKITYSTVIYDNVVSYYNWRGGEIFGIEIYNQDIADAQKQFFHLLWQQAQPVDDLVGPKKQ; encoded by the coding sequence ATGGAAAAACCACAGCCCTTGCGCGAATTAATTCGGCACTATTTCAAAAAACTCGACCTTCTGCCAGAGATAGCTGATATTTATTTTGCACTCTACACGCACGGTCCGCAAACAATTTCAGAACTCGCCCGCTATTCGGGTATTGAACGAACCCGGATTTACCGCTTAATGGATGACATACAGCGATCGGCGGTGATAGAAATTGAAAGCCATTATAAACGAAACATCTTTAAGGCGGCGGATATTGCAAATCTCCAAATCTTAATCAGTAAAAAAGAGCAAGAGCTTACTGAGCTCCAAGAAGATTTCGCTAAAATCGACACAATTATTCGCTCGGCTTCACATTCGTCGCCGGTTGCACGCGTTCAATTCTACCAGGGGAGCGATGGCGTCAAACAAATGATGTGGAACCAGACACGCTCGAAAGAAGGCACCGCAAACTACTCAATTTTATTTGAAAATATGCAAAGTCGTACTCAAAGAAAGTTTTTTGAACGATGGGTACGGCGGTGTAACGAAAAAAACCAAGTATTTCGTGGCATAATTGGCGATAATTTTATAAACACCCAGCGCGAGTGGTATAGTTCGCAGCAAAACGAACGGCTCGCAAACTGGCAGGCGCGATATGTCCCCGATTCTCTATTTAAGATCACCTATTCTACGGTCATTTACGATAACGTGGTTTCGTACTACAACTGGAGAGGCGGCGAAATTTTTGGTATTGAAATTTATAATCAGGACATAGCAGATGCTCAAAAGCAATTTTTTCACCTGCTTTGGCAACAAGCCCAGCCGGTTGATGATTTAGTTGGCCCCAAAAAACAGTAG